One window of the Prionailurus viverrinus isolate Anna unplaced genomic scaffold, UM_Priviv_1.0 scaffold_50, whole genome shotgun sequence genome contains the following:
- the MLLT11 gene encoding protein AF1q, with amino-acid sequence MRDPVSSQYSSFLFWRMPIPELDLSELEGLGLSDTSTYKIKDSSAGKMTGQPTGVEQEKHSEGDALLEYSTFNFWRAPIASIHSFELDLL; translated from the coding sequence ATGAGGGACCCTGTGAGTAGCCAGTACAGCTCCTTTCTTTTCTGGAGGATGCCCATTCCAGAGCTGGATCTGTCGGAGCTGGAAGGCCTGGGTCTGTCAGATACATCCACCTACAAGATCAAAGACAGCAGCGCTGGCAAGATGACCGGGCAACCAACTGGAGTTGAACAGGAGAAACACTCCGAAGGCGATGCCCTCCTGGAGTACAGCACCTTCAACTTCTGGAGAGCTCCCATTGCCAGCATCCACTCCTTCGAATTGGACTTGCTTTAA
- the CDC42SE1 gene encoding CDC42 small effector protein 1, protein MSEFWHKLGCCVVEKPQPKKKRRRIDRTMIGEPMNFVHLTHIGSGEMGAGDGLTMTGAVQEQMRSKGNRDRPWSNSRGL, encoded by the exons ATGAGTGAATTCTGGCACAAACTAGGTTGCTGCGTGGTAGAGAAACCCCAGCCG aagaagaagaggagacgAATTGACCGGACCATGATTGGGGAACCAATGAATTTTGTCCACCTGACTCACATTGGCTCTGGGGAGATGGGGGCCGGAGATGGACTTACCATG ACAGGTGCTGTCCAGGAGCAGATGAGATCCAAGGGAAACCGAGACAGGCCATGGAGCAATTCTAGGGGCTTGTAG